One window of Ignavibacteriales bacterium genomic DNA carries:
- a CDS encoding tetratricopeptide repeat protein has protein sequence MIKKILPVILFAFSLFAQQSPMDQNQFMLAQSYEQQGDFNKAVEIIETLNKKDPSNIQYFNKLNTLYLQLKKYDESAAIINSRIISNPQDVSLYGLLGSTYYTAGDRTKAYQVWDDATEKFKTNPITFRIIANFAIERRDFEKAIELLNQGKKFSKDAFLYSYDLGELYNITMRYREAAEEYCDLIKANPSQYPQIENKILSYSNKPNALDETIEVIEKYKSDNISFRYLLARLYIEKKNYDEAFNLYKEIDKKQNTNGADIYSFGEFVYRDGEYKTASDVFKFLLDNYSDQQYTPLAKLGYAKTQEALLIQKYNEANPEWKTFYTPAKVEAKEIEPVINAYQDIVKVYQHSEAAIEAMLRIGILYSHYRGDVVEAENYFKIVIKDYPTSKFASLAFIELGNIKMQQAKLDEAEKLFQLVSNLVRINSEDKSFAMYQIARINSFKNDFESARKDLTTVMNNLKDNVANDAIEFSILLNTAKNDSSNLSLYCSAEFLAEQKRFGEAKDLYLQLSQNPQAFVFSSIAKLRTAEMLIAIDDYPNAIANLTLIVDEAEKNIYADKALYLQGQIYQYGLKDDVKAVESYESLLAKFPKSLYLDEARKNIIELKKKIS, from the coding sequence ATGATAAAGAAAATTCTTCCCGTAATTCTATTTGCTTTTTCACTTTTTGCACAGCAAAGTCCAATGGATCAAAACCAGTTTATGCTTGCACAAAGTTATGAGCAGCAGGGTGATTTTAACAAAGCTGTAGAAATTATCGAAACGCTTAACAAAAAAGATCCTTCAAATATTCAGTACTTCAATAAACTTAATACGCTGTATTTACAACTAAAAAAATATGATGAATCTGCAGCGATAATAAACTCAAGAATTATTTCCAATCCTCAGGATGTTAGTTTATACGGTTTGCTTGGTTCAACATATTACACAGCGGGCGATCGCACAAAAGCTTACCAGGTTTGGGATGACGCAACTGAAAAATTTAAAACAAATCCAATAACTTTTCGCATCATTGCAAATTTTGCAATCGAAAGAAGAGATTTTGAAAAAGCAATCGAACTACTTAACCAGGGGAAAAAATTTTCTAAAGATGCGTTTTTATATTCTTATGATCTTGGTGAGCTGTACAACATCACAATGCGCTATCGCGAAGCTGCTGAAGAATATTGTGATTTAATAAAAGCTAATCCATCGCAGTATCCACAGATAGAAAATAAAATTCTTTCCTACTCAAATAAGCCAAACGCTTTGGATGAAACAATTGAAGTTATAGAAAAATATAAATCAGATAACATAAGTTTTAGGTATTTGCTAGCCAGGCTATACATTGAGAAAAAAAATTATGATGAGGCATTTAATCTTTATAAAGAGATAGACAAAAAACAAAATACTAACGGTGCAGATATTTATTCGTTTGGAGAGTTCGTTTATCGCGATGGAGAATACAAAACCGCATCTGATGTATTTAAATTTTTATTAGATAATTATTCTGATCAACAATATACGCCGCTTGCAAAGTTGGGATATGCAAAAACACAGGAAGCACTTTTAATCCAAAAGTATAATGAAGCAAATCCGGAATGGAAAACATTTTACACTCCGGCAAAAGTTGAAGCAAAAGAAATTGAGCCTGTAATAAATGCATATCAGGATATTGTAAAAGTATATCAGCATTCCGAAGCAGCAATTGAAGCAATGCTGAGAATTGGGATTCTATATTCTCATTATCGCGGTGATGTTGTGGAAGCCGAAAATTATTTTAAGATTGTTATTAAAGATTATCCAACTTCAAAATTTGCATCGCTTGCTTTTATTGAACTTGGAAACATAAAAATGCAGCAAGCTAAGCTGGATGAAGCAGAAAAACTCTTTCAATTGGTAAGCAATTTAGTACGAATAAATTCGGAAGATAAAAGTTTTGCAATGTATCAAATTGCAAGAATCAATTCGTTTAAGAATGATTTTGAATCTGCACGCAAAGATCTTACTACTGTGATGAATAACTTAAAAGATAACGTAGCAAACGATGCAATTGAATTTTCAATATTATTGAACACTGCAAAAAATGATTCGTCTAACCTTTCACTTTATTGTTCTGCGGAGTTTTTGGCTGAGCAAAAAAGATTTGGCGAAGCAAAAGATTTATATTTGCAGCTTTCACAAAATCCGCAGGCGTTTGTTTTTAGTTCTATTGCCAAGCTACGAACTGCGGAAATGTTAATTGCAATTGATGATTACCCAAATGCTATTGCAAATTTAACGCTTATTGTTGATGAAGCTGAAAAAAACATTTATGCTGATAAAGCCTTATATTTGCAGGGTCAGATTTATCAGTATGGCTTAAAAGATGATGTAAAAGCTGTTGAATCTTATGAAAGTTTACTTGCTAAATTTCCAAAATCACTTTATCTGGATGAAGCAAGAAAAAATATAATTGAGTTAAAGAAAAAAATTAGTTAG
- a CDS encoding energy transducer TonB yields MRALMNISLLFILFFGINLFAQEEKLDKFPEPVGGIEQMIKNVVYPQTAKDAGIEGKVIVKAIIDEKGNVVETEVVESVNTDCDKAAMDAIKKTKFTPGIKDNKPVKAEVTIPIMFKLD; encoded by the coding sequence ATGAGAGCCTTAATGAATATTTCGTTACTGTTCATATTATTCTTTGGAATAAATCTTTTCGCTCAAGAAGAAAAACTTGATAAATTCCCTGAACCAGTCGGTGGTATTGAGCAGATGATTAAAAACGTTGTCTATCCTCAGACTGCAAAAGATGCAGGCATTGAAGGGAAGGTTATAGTTAAAGCTATAATTGATGAAAAAGGTAATGTGGTAGAAACAGAAGTTGTAGAAAGTGTTAATACAGATTGCGATAAAGCAGCAATGGATGCAATTAAGAAAACAAAATTCACTCCCGGAATTAAAGACAACAAACCGGTAAAAGCAGAAGTAACAATTCCAATAATGTTTAAACTAGATTAA
- a CDS encoding energy transducer TonB — protein MITKLLLNQIAEVNMKTKLFLLILLFVIPFGCKEEKKPEIINLSDNSYLSEGDFGWRFLPNTKLTNKDEQRKLYNSIDKKIKAEGLNILPNDRYQLMLYVNEKGKFDKIIILSGKEEKVAKIIIEELVKVFDKPVYKDSIPIKFQISFFYWTNFWGNLERGLDVDSLPSPIGGMFAIQKNIHYPEIAKRAGIEGTVYLTVDIDENGNVTNISVMQGIGSGCDEAAIDAIKNVKFNPAVRDSVPVKYSITIPVKFKLQ, from the coding sequence TTGATAACGAAATTATTATTAAACCAAATAGCTGAGGTCAATATGAAAACGAAATTATTTTTATTGATTCTTCTTTTTGTAATTCCATTTGGGTGTAAAGAAGAAAAGAAACCGGAAATAATTAATTTAAGTGATAACAGTTATTTGAGCGAGGGTGATTTTGGCTGGCGTTTTCTCCCAAATACAAAATTAACCAACAAGGATGAACAAAGAAAACTTTACAATAGTATTGATAAGAAAATAAAAGCGGAGGGGTTAAATATTCTACCAAATGATCGTTATCAATTGATGCTTTATGTAAACGAGAAAGGAAAGTTTGATAAGATTATTATTCTAAGTGGCAAAGAAGAAAAAGTGGCTAAGATAATAATAGAAGAATTAGTAAAAGTATTTGACAAACCAGTATATAAGGACAGTATCCCTATTAAATTTCAAATTTCTTTTTTTTATTGGACTAACTTTTGGGGGAATTTGGAGCGAGGTTTAGATGTAGATTCTCTTCCCTCACCAATAGGCGGCATGTTTGCAATACAGAAGAACATTCATTATCCAGAAATCGCTAAAAGAGCAGGAATTGAGGGCACTGTTTATCTTACAGTTGATATTGATGAAAATGGGAATGTCACAAACATAAGCGTAATGCAAGGTATAGGTTCAGGATGTGATGAGGCAGCAATTGATGCTATAAAAAATGTAAAATTTAATCCAGCTGTACGAGACAGTGTGCCGGTTAAATACAGTATTACTATTCCAGTAAAATTTAAATTACAATAA
- a CDS encoding sigma-70 family RNA polymerase sigma factor: MLADEIENKELNKLILTELDLMNEDFKEVFVLKEYSGLSYKEIASLLTIDEELVKSRLYKARQKLINKISKVLQ, encoded by the coding sequence TTGCTTGCAGATGAAATTGAAAACAAAGAACTGAATAAATTGATTTTAACGGAACTTGATTTAATGAATGAAGATTTTAAAGAAGTATTCGTGTTAAAAGAATATTCTGGATTAAGCTATAAAGAAATTGCATCTCTTCTTACGATAGATGAAGAGCTTGTAAAGAGCAGGTTGTACAAAGCACGGCAAAAGTTAATAAATAAAATATCAAAGGTTTTACAATAG
- a CDS encoding sigma-70 family RNA polymerase sigma factor produces MKSEENQIIEFTLLFNKHKRRVYSYALKMLGDKMHADDVVQDVFIKLFEHLNSIQNRQSVQFWLFKTARNEILTFYRSTKTKS; encoded by the coding sequence TTGAAATCAGAGGAAAATCAAATAATTGAGTTTACGCTTCTTTTTAACAAGCATAAAAGAAGAGTTTACAGTTATGCATTAAAAATGCTGGGTGATAAAATGCACGCAGATGATGTTGTTCAGGATGTGTTTATTAAGCTTTTTGAACATCTCAATTCTATACAAAACAGGCAAAGTGTTCAATTTTGGTTATTTAAAACAGCAAGAAACGAGATTTTAACTTTTTATAGAAGTACAAAAACAAAAAGCTAA
- a CDS encoding VWA domain-containing protein, translating to MRKLLLILALVFTSLIYFSCDTTEDPADNSDIPGNPTGVTVPTPTKNNVLPSASFTTTGSRVKLNLLGLIDPTTNQPLVLSYNSSNPQASNIFVEEDGVVQGLKVSKVGTGNVLTADIVFCVDNSGSMSEEADSVAASIIEFANFLQTSGLDVKFAIVGFDSYPNGGINFTNAQTLSSYLDRNTGTSRTYYFAGPDSVALTERAYNFGYAAGENGVIAAIFADSVYSWRSGAQRVFINFTDEPTQSLTDGTWNNAMGCSLLSGKATVHTVFSEDSTYWTFDFDDERPWELSTCTGGTIKFIPSNASGLNLKDLPVAGALANSYLVEYVSAKTGVQHTVKITIYTSTADGVQTFNITY from the coding sequence ATGCGTAAGCTACTACTAATTCTTGCGTTAGTGTTTACATCACTAATCTATTTTTCATGTGATACCACTGAAGATCCAGCGGATAATTCTGATATTCCAGGCAATCCAACCGGTGTTACGGTTCCTACTCCAACTAAAAATAACGTATTACCTTCAGCTTCCTTTACGACTACTGGAAGTCGTGTTAAGTTAAATCTACTTGGATTAATTGATCCAACAACAAACCAACCTTTAGTATTGTCTTATAATTCAAGCAACCCACAAGCATCTAACATTTTTGTTGAAGAAGATGGAGTTGTTCAAGGATTAAAAGTATCAAAAGTTGGAACAGGAAATGTTTTAACAGCAGATATAGTTTTTTGTGTTGACAATTCTGGAAGTATGAGTGAAGAAGCAGATTCAGTTGCAGCAAGCATTATTGAGTTTGCAAACTTTTTGCAGACTAGTGGTTTGGATGTAAAATTTGCTATTGTAGGTTTTGATAGCTATCCAAATGGTGGAATCAATTTTACAAATGCTCAAACACTTAGCTCTTATTTAGATCGAAATACCGGCACATCCAGAACTTACTACTTTGCTGGACCTGATAGTGTGGCTTTGACTGAACGAGCATACAATTTTGGATATGCTGCTGGTGAAAATGGAGTTATAGCTGCAATCTTTGCTGATAGTGTATACTCATGGAGATCAGGTGCGCAACGAGTATTTATTAACTTTACTGACGAACCAACCCAATCGCTTACTGATGGAACTTGGAATAATGCAATGGGTTGTAGTTTATTAAGTGGCAAGGCAACTGTTCATACAGTTTTTAGCGAAGATTCAACATATTGGACATTTGATTTTGATGATGAAAGACCCTGGGAACTCTCAACTTGCACAGGTGGAACCATTAAGTTTATACCATCAAATGCAAGTGGACTTAATCTAAAAGACCTGCCTGTTGCAGGTGCACTTGCAAACAGTTACTTGGTTGAATATGTTTCAGCAAAAACCGGCGTACAACATACAGTTAAAATTACAATTTATACTTCAACTGCAGATGGTGTTCAAACGTTTAATATAACGTATTAA